The window GTTTAGATTTAGGTGAAGATAAAGTGGATGGCATGATGCGAGAGCTTAGTGAAGAAACTGGAGCTGAAGAAATTAGAAACATTAAGCCCTTTGGTATTTACGAAGAATACAGACCTTGGTATAAAACAGGTTTTGATGTGCAACACATGATTTCTTATTGCTATACTTGTGAGATTAATAAAGAACTTGGCGAATCGAACTTAGAGCTTTATGAAACTAAAAATGGAATGAAAGCCGTTTGGATTAATATTCATGAAGCCATAAAACACAATAAAGAAACCATGGCTACAAGTGATAAAAAAGGAATGTCTATTGAACGAGAAACTTTTTTGTTAACGCTAATAGCAGAAAATTTAAAGTAAATATTTAAACTAGCAACTAAGAAATCGCAAATAATTATCCTTATGAGTGAACGGTTGTATATTAAGTCTTAAATTGTGGTAAATAGGTAGAAGAAGAGCGTAGGTTAAACTAATAAAAATAGTATGAATTGGATTCTAATTGCTCAAGTAGTTTATGTAATAATACTCATTTTTGTATGCTTTCGTATCATTTTTGATACAGACAACAACACGAAAGCCATAGCTTATGTGCTACTCGCTATATTTTTGCCAATAGTTGGGATGATTATATACTTTTCTTTCGGAATTAATTACAGAAAACGAAAGATGTATGATAAAAAACTTTCAGATAATTTGCATTTGCAAGGCGACTTAGAAAAAGAACTAATTAAATATTCTAAAGACATTTTGCAAGAAGGAGATGCCGCTGTAAAGAGTAATAAGAAATTAGTGAATCTCGTTTTAAAAGAAAATTTAAGTCCGTTAACAAATAATAATGATGTAAAACTTCTTCTTAATGGGGAAAATAAATTTCCAGAAGTTTTTAAAGCAATAGAAAACGCTAAGCATCATATTCATATAGAATATTATATTTTTCAAGATGATACTATTGGTAATGCATTGATTGATTTACTAATTAAAAAAGCTAAAGAAGGTATTAAAGTAAGATTTATTTATGATGATTTTGGAAGTCGTTCTATTAGAGGGAAATGTATTCCAAAATTAAAAGCAGCAGGAGTGCAAACCTATCCTTTTTACGAAATAAAGTTTTATGCATTTGCTAGTAGGATCAATTATAGAAACCATAGAAAAATTATTGTTGTTGATGGAAGCATTTCCTTTGTAGGTGGAATAAATGTAAGTGATAAATATATTAATAACCAAAAGAATCAGCTGTTTTGGAGAGATACACACTTAATGATTCACGGACCAGCAACATGGTATTTACAATTTCTGTTTTTATGTGATTGGAATTTTTGTGCTAATGATTCTATTGCCATAAAAGATGGTTTGTTTCCTCAAAAAGAAACATTCATATCTGCACAAGATAAGATGGTGCAAATAACCGCTAGTGGTCCAGATTCAGATACACCAACTATTCTTTTCTCTATGTTTCAAGCTATTTGTTTAGCTAAAAAAGAAATTCTAATTACAACTCCTTATTTTATTCCAGGTGATAGTCTTTTAGATGCGCTTATAATTGCAGGAAATAGTGGCTTAGCTGTAAAACTTCTAGTTCCCGGTATTTCCGATTCTAAATTGGCAAATTTTGCATCTAGTTCTTATTATAATGCACTTTTAAAAGCAGGAGTAGAAATTTATAAATATCAAAAAGGTTTTGTACATGCTAAAACTTTGGTGATAGACGATGAAATAGCAATTGTTGGAACAGCAAATATGGATATTAGAAGTTTTGACTTGAATTTTGAAGTAAATGCCATTGTTTATGATGAAGAAATAACAATTCAACTTAAAAATGCCTTTTATCAAGATATAGAAAATGCCGATAAAATCAATATGCAAGCTTGGCAGAATAGACCAAAATACATAAAGTTCTTCGAAAAAATTGCACGTCTTTTTTCTCCATTACTTTAAGTGTTTGTTTAAAGTACAACAAGAAGAAGTACAGTCTGTTAAAATATTAATTACTACATTTAAGCAACGTTTAATCCATTTAAATTATGAAAGGTTCCCAAGCGAAACATTTTAGTATTTTACTATTTGTCTTATTACTAACCAATACTGTTTTTTCACAAGTATCCTCCAAGCAAATCGATTCTATAGTGAATTATGCCATGACAAAGTTTAACGTTGCAGGGACTGCAATTGCTGTTGTGAAAGATGGAAAGATAATTCATAACAAAGGTTATGGAGTAAAATCTATCGCAACTAAAGAACCTGTAAATGAACATACCCAATTTGCAATAGCATCTAATAGTAAAGCGTTTACTACTGCTGGCTTGGCAATTTTAGTAGAGGAAGGTAAAATAAATTGGGAGGATAAAGTTAAGGATCATATTCCTGAATTCACCATGTATAATGACTATGTAGAAGATAATTTTAGTATTCTAGATTTAGTAACCCATCGCAGTGGATTGCCTTTAGGAATGGGAGATTTAATGTTTTTTCCTGATGGAACAGATTTTACTATGAAGGATTTGCTTTCTAGTTTTCAGCATTTTAAAGCTTCTTCTGCTTTTCGAACGAAATGGGATTATGATAATTTATTGTATATCGTTGCAGGCGAATTGATTGCCAGAAAAAGCGGAATGACTTGGGAAGCATTTACTAAAACACGAATACTGGAACCTTTAGGAATGGATAATACCTTTTCCTCTTTAGCAAATATAAAAGACACCTCAAATTTGTCTGCTTCACATGCTACAGATGCTGGTAATATACAAGTAATTCCCACTTTTAAAGAAATGATGAATGGTGCTGCTGGTGGTATATTTTCTAATGTAGACGATTTATGCCAATGGATGTTACTCCATTTAAACGATGGGAAATATGGAGAAAAATTGGACAAGGAACTTTTCTCAGCAACCAATCATGACGAAATGTGGAAAATTCATACGGTTATGGGGGTTAATAAAAATCCGCGCTACAATTCGCATTTTTCTGGGTATGGATTAGGTTGGTTTTTGTCGGATGTTAAAGGAAACATGAAAGTAGAACATACTGGAGGTTTACCAGGAATGTTGTCGCAAACGGTATTAATTCCAGATATGGATTTAGGTATTGTTATTCTTACTAATACCAGTGAGGATGGTGGCGGCTTATTTTCTTCCGTATCACACACCATTTTAGATATGTATTTGGAAATGGATGATTTTAAGTGGATTGACAAATATTCAGACTACTTAAAATCTAAAGAAAGTAAAGGAGATGCAATAACCGATAAAGTATGGAAAAAGGTAGATAGCTTAAAAGATGAATTCATAGATGTAAATACATATTTGGGACGGTATACAGACAGTTGGTTTGGTGCTTGCGAAGTGTTTATGAAAGACGATCAGTTATGGCTTAAGTTTCAGCGTTCACCTAAGTTAAATGGTCCATTACAATTTTATGAAGACGAAACCTTTGCTATAAAATGGGAGTATCAAGACATGAATGCCGATGCCTTTGTAACCTTTGCTTTAGATGAAAAAGGAAAAGCGCAAAGCATAAAATTAAAAGGAATCTCACCAAATATCGATTTTAGTTTTGATTTTCACGATTTAGATTTGAAGCGAGTAGCAGAATAAAAAAAGGAGGCATGAAATTATAGTAATCACCTATTCATATGGGTGTTTAAAAAATTTGTAATATATTTATAATCAATTACTTAGGTGTAATTAAATATAAGCTATTCATTTTTCTAAAACGTATTATTATGAGAACACGATTAACCAATGTATTATTTCTAATTTTCGGATTGTTGTTTGCAGAAGGCATTGCGCAAACAGATGTAATAAACGATCCATTTCCAGAAGCACAACAAGAAGTCATCGAAACCTTTGGGGCTATTGCTCAAAGTATTAAAGATGGTGATATGGATAAACTCATTTCTTTCCATGCCTATGGTCCAAAGTTTACCGAGTTTAAAGGAGGAGAGAAGCGAATAGGAAGCGAAGGCAATGAAGCCTATGAACGCGATGTTTTTGGCGCGGTAACCGAAGTCGTTAAATTTGAAGCAGAAGATTTACAAATTGCTGTTTATGGGGATGTGGCTAATGTTACTTTTCATTCCAATTTTCATTTAAAATTTGGCGAAGACCTAGTAATAGTTCAAGATCAATTTACCTTGTTATTTGTTAAAACCAAAGACGGCTGGAAAATTGTGCATGAGCATCATTCGCCACTAACCCCAATAAAAGAATGATTTTAAGGGATTTATAACCCCTTTTGTAAAGTATATTAAAGCATAGCGATTGGAGTTTGACTTCTTTCGCTATTTTTTATATCCAGGAGACCTTAAAATTGGGGGAACTTTAAAAATGAATTAGAATCGTTGCATGCTTTACGGTTTTCCGTAATATTTAAATAAAAGTAT is drawn from Lacinutrix sp. WUR7 and contains these coding sequences:
- a CDS encoding NUDIX hydrolase, whose amino-acid sequence is MQNLKTHYHPEVQTLENKSVFTRLATRSIAVQGNSILLMYTQRYDDYSLPGGGLDLGEDKVDGMMRELSEETGAEEIRNIKPFGIYEEYRPWYKTGFDVQHMISYCYTCEINKELGESNLELYETKNGMKAVWINIHEAIKHNKETMATSDKKGMSIERETFLLTLIAENLK
- the cls gene encoding cardiolipin synthase, giving the protein MNWILIAQVVYVIILIFVCFRIIFDTDNNTKAIAYVLLAIFLPIVGMIIYFSFGINYRKRKMYDKKLSDNLHLQGDLEKELIKYSKDILQEGDAAVKSNKKLVNLVLKENLSPLTNNNDVKLLLNGENKFPEVFKAIENAKHHIHIEYYIFQDDTIGNALIDLLIKKAKEGIKVRFIYDDFGSRSIRGKCIPKLKAAGVQTYPFYEIKFYAFASRINYRNHRKIIVVDGSISFVGGINVSDKYINNQKNQLFWRDTHLMIHGPATWYLQFLFLCDWNFCANDSIAIKDGLFPQKETFISAQDKMVQITASGPDSDTPTILFSMFQAICLAKKEILITTPYFIPGDSLLDALIIAGNSGLAVKLLVPGISDSKLANFASSSYYNALLKAGVEIYKYQKGFVHAKTLVIDDEIAIVGTANMDIRSFDLNFEVNAIVYDEEITIQLKNAFYQDIENADKINMQAWQNRPKYIKFFEKIARLFSPLL
- a CDS encoding serine hydrolase — its product is MKGSQAKHFSILLFVLLLTNTVFSQVSSKQIDSIVNYAMTKFNVAGTAIAVVKDGKIIHNKGYGVKSIATKEPVNEHTQFAIASNSKAFTTAGLAILVEEGKINWEDKVKDHIPEFTMYNDYVEDNFSILDLVTHRSGLPLGMGDLMFFPDGTDFTMKDLLSSFQHFKASSAFRTKWDYDNLLYIVAGELIARKSGMTWEAFTKTRILEPLGMDNTFSSLANIKDTSNLSASHATDAGNIQVIPTFKEMMNGAAGGIFSNVDDLCQWMLLHLNDGKYGEKLDKELFSATNHDEMWKIHTVMGVNKNPRYNSHFSGYGLGWFLSDVKGNMKVEHTGGLPGMLSQTVLIPDMDLGIVILTNTSEDGGGLFSSVSHTILDMYLEMDDFKWIDKYSDYLKSKESKGDAITDKVWKKVDSLKDEFIDVNTYLGRYTDSWFGACEVFMKDDQLWLKFQRSPKLNGPLQFYEDETFAIKWEYQDMNADAFVTFALDEKGKAQSIKLKGISPNIDFSFDFHDLDLKRVAE
- a CDS encoding nuclear transport factor 2 family protein, giving the protein MRTRLTNVLFLIFGLLFAEGIAQTDVINDPFPEAQQEVIETFGAIAQSIKDGDMDKLISFHAYGPKFTEFKGGEKRIGSEGNEAYERDVFGAVTEVVKFEAEDLQIAVYGDVANVTFHSNFHLKFGEDLVIVQDQFTLLFVKTKDGWKIVHEHHSPLTPIKE